The Chiroxiphia lanceolata isolate bChiLan1 chromosome 4, bChiLan1.pri, whole genome shotgun sequence genome contains a region encoding:
- the SMAD1 gene encoding mothers against decapentaplegic homolog 1 produces MNVTSLFSFTSPAVKRLLGWKQGDEEEKWAEKAVDALVKKLKKKKGAMEELEKALSCPGQPSNCVTIPRSLDGRLQVSHRKGLPHVIYCRVWRWPDLQSHHELKPLECCEFPFGSKQKEVCINPYHYKRVESPVLPPVLVPRHSEYNPQHSLLAQFRNLGQNEPHMPHNATFPDSFQQPNSHPFPHSPNSSYPNSPGSSSSTYPHSPASSDPGSPFQMPADTPPPAYLPPEDQMTHDTSQPMDTNMMAPAIPPDIHRGDVQAVAYEEPKHWCSIVYYELNNRVGEAFHASSTSILVDGFTDPSNNKNRFCLGLLSNVNRNSTIENTRRHIGKGVHLYYVGGEVYAECLSDSSIFVQSRNCNYHHGFHPTTVCKIPSGCSLKIFNNQEFAQLLAQSVNHGFETVYELTKMCTLRMSFVKGWGAEYHRQDVTSTPCWIEIHLHGPLQWLDKVLTQMGSPHNPISSVS; encoded by the exons ATGAATGTGACAAGTTTATTCTCCTTCACCAGCCCAGCAGTGAAGAGGCTGTTGGGATGGAAGCAAGgggatgaagaagaaaaatgggcaGAGAAAGCTGTTGATGCCTTAGTgaaaaaactgaagaagaagaaaggtgctatggaagagctggaaaaagcGTTGAGCTGTCCTGGTCAGCCCAGCAACTGCGTGACAATTCCTCGTTCCTTGGACGGCAGGCTCCAGGTGTCGCACCGGAAGGGGCTCCCGCATGTCATTTACTGCAGAGTGTGGCGCTGGCCGGACCTGCAGAGCCACCACGAACTGAAACCACTGGAATGCTGCGAGTTTCCCTTCGGCTCGAAACAGAAGGAGGTTTGCATCAATCCCTACCACTACAAGAGGGTAGAGAGTCCTG TCCTTCCTCCAGTGCTGGTTCCAAGGCACAGCGAGTAcaacccccagcacagcctcctggCGCAATTCCGCAACCTGGGACAAAACGAGCCCCACATGCCGCACAACGCTACTTTCCCGGACTCTTTTCAGCAACCCAATAGCCACCCGTTCCCCCACTCGCCCAACAGCAGCTATCCAAACTCtcctggaagcagcagtagCACCTATCCACATTCTCCAGCCAGCTCAGACCCAGGAAGTCCTTTTCAGATGCCAG CTGATACTCCCCCTCCTGCCTACCTGCCTCCGGAAGATCAGATGACACACGATACCTCCCAGCCGATGGATACCAACATGATGGCACCTGCAATTCCCCCTGACATACACAGAGGAG ATGTCCAGGCAGTTGCTTACGAGGAGCCGAAGCACTGGTGCTCCATTGTCTACTATGAGCTGAACAACCGCGTCGGGGAGGCATTCCACGCTTCTTCCACCAGCATCCTGGTGGATGGCTTCACTGATCCTTCCAACAACAAGAACAGGTTTtgcctggggctgctctccAACGTTAACCGCAACTCCACCATCGAGAACACCAGGCGGCACATTGGCAAAG GTGTCCATCTCTATTATGTTGGTGGGGAAGTGTACGCTGAGTGTCTCAGtgacagcagcatttttgtGCAAAGTCGGAACTGCAACTACCATCATGGGTTCCATCCCACCACTGTCTGCAAAATCCCCAGTGGCTGCAGTTTGAAGATTTTCAATAATCAAGAGTTTGCTCAGCTTTTGGCTCAGTCCGTGAACCATGGCTTTGAGACAGTGTATGAGCTTACTAAGATGTGCACCCTCCGTATGAGTTTTGTAAAG GGTTGGGGAGCTGAGTATCATCGCCAGGATGTAACGAGCACTCCATGCTGGATAGAGATACATCTTCATGGTCCCCTCCAGTGGCTGGATAAAGTACTTACTCAGATGGGCTCTCCTCATAATCCTATTTCTTCAGTGTCTTAA